Proteins from a genomic interval of Salinarchaeum sp. Harcht-Bsk1:
- a CDS encoding Gfo/Idh/MocA family protein, which produces MTTHRVAFVGTGADPENPSSEGFAMAYQHASAYERLGNCELVGCADIVRENAEAFADRHDIDEDGVFEDYEEMVEAVDPDVVSVCTPPATHADIVVGLAESGVPDAIHCEKPMAMTWGGAKRMAAAAERADVALTFNHMRRFGDPFRDAKALLDDGAIGDLRRIEYSWGNFYDNGTHAIDMCNYFNDEYAPSWVIGQLDYREEEVYFGTHNENQMLASWEYENGVYGMATTGPASEIADGDWRLVGTEGVMDVHLTDEVAVRVRSLADDETESFEYDGLAGEGESCIDRAIADVVQSVETGEESELSARNALNATEIIFAGYESVRRRGRVDLPLDIEDNPLEEMVASGELSPRSSAD; this is translated from the coding sequence ATGACGACCCACAGGGTCGCGTTCGTCGGCACCGGTGCCGATCCAGAGAACCCCTCGAGCGAGGGGTTCGCGATGGCCTATCAGCACGCGAGCGCCTACGAACGACTCGGCAACTGTGAACTCGTGGGCTGTGCGGACATCGTCCGCGAGAACGCGGAGGCCTTCGCCGATCGCCACGACATCGACGAGGACGGGGTCTTCGAGGACTACGAGGAGATGGTCGAGGCCGTCGACCCCGACGTCGTGAGCGTCTGCACGCCGCCGGCGACCCACGCCGACATCGTCGTCGGCCTGGCGGAGAGCGGCGTCCCCGACGCCATCCACTGTGAGAAACCGATGGCGATGACCTGGGGCGGTGCGAAGCGGATGGCCGCGGCCGCCGAACGCGCCGACGTCGCGCTGACGTTCAACCACATGCGCCGGTTCGGCGACCCCTTCCGCGACGCGAAGGCGCTGCTCGACGACGGCGCCATCGGCGACCTCCGGCGGATCGAGTACAGTTGGGGCAACTTCTACGACAACGGCACCCACGCCATCGACATGTGCAACTACTTCAACGACGAGTACGCGCCGTCGTGGGTCATCGGCCAACTGGACTACCGCGAGGAGGAGGTCTACTTCGGCACGCACAACGAGAACCAGATGCTCGCCTCCTGGGAGTACGAGAACGGCGTCTACGGCATGGCGACGACCGGTCCCGCCTCCGAGATCGCCGACGGCGACTGGCGTCTCGTCGGCACCGAGGGCGTGATGGACGTCCACCTCACCGACGAGGTCGCCGTCCGCGTTCGCTCGCTGGCCGACGACGAGACGGAGTCCTTCGAGTACGACGGCCTCGCTGGTGAGGGCGAGTCCTGTATCGACCGGGCGATCGCCGACGTCGTGCAGTCGGTGGAGACGGGCGAGGAATCGGAACTCTCCGCCCGGAACGCGCTCAACGCGACGGAGATCATCTTCGCGGGCTACGAGTCGGTCCGCCGCAGGGGCCGCGTCGACCTCCCGCTCGACATCGAGGACAACCCGCTGGAGGAGATGGTGGCCTCCGGCGAACTCTCGCCTCGCTCCAGCGCCGACTGA